Proteins encoded by one window of Melospiza melodia melodia isolate bMelMel2 chromosome 9, bMelMel2.pri, whole genome shotgun sequence:
- the ZSWIM8 gene encoding zinc finger SWIM domain-containing protein 8 isoform X2: protein MELMFAEWEDGERFSFEDSDRFEEDSLCSFISEAESLCQNWRGWRKQSAGPNSPTVKMKDGLVIPLVELSAKQVAFHIPFEVVEKVYPPVPEQLQLRIAFWSFPENEEDIRLYSCLANGSADEFQRGEQLFRVRAVKDPLQIGFHLSATVVPPQMVPPKGAYNVAVMFDRCRITSCSCTCGAGAKWCAHVVALCLFRIHNASAVCLRAPVSESLSRLQRDQLQKFAQYLISELPQQILPTAQRLLDELLSSQSTAINTVCGAPDPTAGPSASDQSTWYLDESTLSDNIKKTLHKFCGPTPVVFSDVNSMYLSSTEPPAAAEWACLLRPLRGREPEGIWNLLSIVREMFKRRDSNAAPLLEILTDQCLNYEQITGWWYSVRTSASHSSASGHTGRSNGQSEVAAHACASMCDEMVVLWRLAVLDPTISPQRRRDLCSQLRQWQLKVIDNVKRGQHKKSLEKLFQGFKPAVEACYFNWEEAYPIPGITYSSTDKKNSFCWVKAIQQRSCRLQCAESACEAGRTHGQEPGAACVQPGDRLWPSPQEPAVRPKELTGKRKVVSETPQRVLRRLSAEGDKAVYKTAVSKAKLPVSKGLTSKHSGKRRMSSEDSSLEPDLAEMSLDDSSLALGAEASNTFSFTESPLSRSYRDAFEEDGGVYFSEGPEPTLRSSSMAKKPPKDPVGEMGSGDDDLPSADENSGGVSLKPEEVGENGAAGGGDDGEEEDDYQVYYLNPQEVAKEDDDKAEGGIEEEQDIFAGIKPLEQENRMEVLFACAEALYAHGYSSEACRLTVELARDLLANPPDLKVEQPPTKGKKNKVSTSKQTWMATNTLSKAAFLLTVLSERLEYHNLAFRIGMFALELQRPPASTKALEVKLAYQESEIAALLKKIPLGTNEMNTIRGRAEELREGTLCDYRPVLPLMLASFIFDVLCTPVVSPTGSRPPSRNWNNEMPGDEELGFEAAVAALGMKTTVSEAEHPLLCEGTRREKGDLALALMITYKDDQSKLKKILDKLLDRESQTHKPQTLSSFYSSSKPAVANQKSPSKHAAQSAAAIQQLPGTSVTQQAAVSTAVQSSPENFVEKSTQESSQRSPCEPAAEATVLKQEGKVPSRLALGNRGGYNGRCWGSPVRQKKKHTGMASIDSSAPETTSDSSPTLSRRPLRGGWATTSWGRGQDSDSISSSSSDSLGSSSSSGSRRASGGARAKTVEVGRYKGRRLESHAPHVPNQPSEAAAHFYFELAKTVLIKAGGNSSTSIFTHPSSSGGHQGPHRNLHLCAFEIGLYALGLHNFVSPNWLSRTYSSHVSWITGQAMEIGSAALNILVECWDGHLTPPEVASLADRASRARDSNMVRAAAELALSCLPHAHALNPNEIQRALVQCKEQDNLMLEKACMAVEEAAKGGGVYPEVLFEVAHQWYWLYEQTVGGTPAQREGATGCSAGGARAAAEAARGLADSRVTSEPTTVTVAAAVTAAATVMPVISVGSTMYQQHTVAGPAMAHTHTQGLHPYTTLQTHIPCNPQYIGHTIQHMPRPAVFPVPGSAYPQGVHPAFIGAQYPYSVTAPSLAATAVSFPGVPVPSMTQIAVHPYHSETGLSLSSNVALGSVHAGSTFPAIQGASLTTLSSQPNSLVTGGFPAEDEQHSQPVSPQGLHYLHSAYRVGMLALEMLGRRAHNDHPNNFSRSPPYTEDVKWLLGLAAKLGVNYVHQFCVGAAKGVLSPFVLQEIIMEALQRLNPAHVHNHLRTPAFHQLVQRCQQAYMQYIHHRLIHLTPADYDDFVNAIRSARSAFCLTPMGMMQFNDILQNLKRSKQTKELWQRVSLEMTTFSP, encoded by the exons ATGGGCTGGTGATCCCATTGGTGGAACTCTCTGCAAAACAGGTTGCATTTCACATTCCATTTGAGGTGGTGGAGAAAGTTTATCCTCCAGTGCCTGAACAACTGCAGCTTCGAATCGCCTTCTGGAGTTTCCCAGAAAATGAGGAGGATATCAG GTTGTACTCGTGCTTGGCGAATGGCAGTGCCGATGAGTTCCAGCGAGGGGAGCAGCTCTTCCGGGTCCGGGCTGTCAAGGACCCTCTCCAGATAG GCTTCCATCTGAGTGCCACCGTGGTGCCCCCGCAGATGGTGCCCCCCAAGGGCGCGTACAACGTGGCGGTGATGTTTGACCGGTGCCGGATCACGTCGTGCAGCTGCACCTGCGGCGCCGGGGCCAAGTGGTGCGCGCACGTCGTGGCGCTCTGCCTCTTCCGCATCCACAAT gCATCTGCAGTGTGCTTACGAGCACCTGTTTCTGAGTCTTTGTCTCGGCTACAAAGAGACCAGTTGCAAAAATTTGCTCAGTACCTAATCAGTGAACTTCCACAGCAG ATTCTTCCAACAGCTCAGCGCTTGCTGGACGAGTTGTTATCTTCTCAGTCTACTGCCATCAACACAGTGTGTGGAGCCCCAG ATCCCACTGCTGGACCTTCTGCATCAGATCAAAGCACCTGGTACTTAGATGAATCTACTCTGAGTGACAACATAAAGAAAACCCTTCATAAATTCTGTGGGCCTACTCCTGTTGTTTTCAG TGATGTGAATTCAATGTATCTGTCTTCCACTgagcccccagctgctgctgaGTGGGCTTGTCTGCTGCGTCCCCTGCGAGGGAGAGAACCTGAAGGAATCTGGAACTTGCTTTCCATTGTGCGGGAGATGTTTAAGAGGCGGGATAGCAATGCAGCTCCTTTGCTGGAGATTCTGACTGACCAGTGCCTCAACTATGAGCAG ATAACTGGCTGGTGGTACAGTGTACGAACATCCGCGTCACACAGCAGTGCCAGTGGGCACACGGGACGCAGCAATGGCCAGTCAGAAGTAGCTGCTCATGCTTGTGCAAGCATGTGTGATGAGATGGTGGTTCTTTGGAGGCTAGCTGTCCTCGACCCAACTATTAGTCCACAGAG GCGCAGGGATCTTTGCTCACAGCTCAGACAGTGGCAGCTGAAAGTCATAGATAACGTTAAGAGGGGTCAGCACAAGAAATCACTGGAGAAGCTCTTCCAAGGTTTCAAGCCAGCTGTAGAAGCCTGTTACTTCAATTGGGAGGAAGCTTATCCCATTCCTGGGATTACATATAGCAGCACTGACAAGAAGAACTCGTTCTGTTGGGTGAAGGCCATCCAACAGAGGAGCTGCCGGTTGCAGTGTGCAGAAAGTGCCTGTGAGGCTGGCAGGACGCATGGCCAGGAGCCCGGGGCAGCGTGTGTGCAGCCCGGGGACAGGCTGTGGCCCTCGCCCCAGGAGCCAGCCGTCCGCCCAAAGGAGCTCACGGGGAAGAGGAAAGTCGTCTCTGAAACGCCGCAGAGGGTTCTGAGGCGGCTCTCGGCAGAGGGGGACAAAGCTGTCTATAAGACTGCAGTGAGCAAAGCAAAGTTGCCAGTGAGCAAAGGCTTGACCAGTAAACATAGTGGGAAACGCCGTATGAGCAGCGAGGACAGCTCTCTGGAGCCAGACTTGGCAGAGATGAGCCTGGATGACAGCAGCTTGGCGCTGGGGGCAGAAGCCAGCAATACCTTCAGTTTTACAGAAAGTCCACTGAGCAGGAGCTACAGGGATGCCTTTGAGGAGGATGGTGGAGTGTACTTCTCCGAGGGACCTGAGCCTACTCTCAGGAGCAGTTCCATGGCCAAGAAACCCCCCAAGGATCCTGTGGGGGAGATGGGTAGTGGCGATGATGACTTGCCTTCTGCAGATGAGAACTCTGGTGGTGTGAGTCTGAAGCCTGAAGAAGTGGGAGAGAATGGTGCAGCAGGGGGAGGGGATGATGGAGAAGAGGAAGATGATTACCAGGTATACTATCTGAATCCACAAGAGGTAGCCAAGGAAGATGATGACAAAGCTGAAGGGGGAATTGAAGAGGAGCAGGATATATTTGCTGGTATAAAGCCTCTGGAACAGGAGAACCGGATGGAG GTCCTGTTTGCCTGTGCAGAGGCACTGTATGCACACGGATACAGTAGCGAGGCCTGCCGCTTGACTGTAGAGCTTGCCAGGGACCTACTGGCCAACCCTCCAGATCTCAAAGTGGAGCAGCCACCAACTAAG GGCAAAAAGAACAAGGTGTCAACCAGCAAGCAGACATGGATGGCAACCAACACCTTGTCTAAAGCTGCTTTCTTGCTGACTGTCTTGAGTGAGCGGCTGGAGTACCACAACCTGGCCTTCCGAATAGGAATGTTTGCTCTGGAGCTGCAGAGACCACCTGCCTCTACCAAGGCTCTGGAG GTGAAGCTGGCTTATCAGGAATCTGAGATTGCAGCCCTCTTGAAGAAGATTCCCTTGGGCACCAATGAGATGAACACTATTCGAGGAAGAGCCGAAGAACTGCGAGAAGGGACCTTGTGTGATTACCGTCCTGTCCTGCCTCTGATGTTGGCAAGCTTTATATTTGATGTCCTGTGCACTCCAG TGGTTTCTCCTACAGGCTCTAGACCCCCAAGCCGTAATTGGAATAATGAAATGCCTGGAGATGAAGAACTTGGTTTTGAGGCAGCTGTTGCTGCTCTTG GTATGAAAACAACTGTCAGTGAAGCAGAACATCCTCTGTTGTGTGAAGGCACACGAAGGGAGAAAGGGGATCTGGCACTAGCCCTGATGATCACTTACAAGGATGATCAGTCTAAGCTGAAGAAG ATTTTAGACAAACTCCTGGACAGAGAAAGTCAAACTCACAAACCACAGACGCTGAGCTCCTTCTACTCATCCAGCAAGCCTGCGGTGGCCAACCAAAAATCTCCTTCCAAACATGCTGCCCAGTCTGCTGCAGCTATCCAGCAGCTTCCAGGGACTTCTGTCACTCAGCAAGCTGCTGTAAGCACTGCAGTGCAGAGCAGTCCTGAGAACTTTGTGGAGAAGAGTACACAAG AGAGCTCTCAGAGGTCCCCGTGTGAGccagctgctgaggccactgtTTTGAAACAAGAAGGGAAGGTCCCCAGTCGTCTGGCCCTTGGAAACCGAGGTGGATACAATGGGAGATGCTGGGGCTCACCTGTCAGGCAGAAGAAGAAACACACAG GCATGGCTAGTATTGACAGCAGTGCTCCTGAAACCACCTCTGACAGTTCTCCAACCCTCAGTCGGCGTCCTCTACGTGGGGGCTGGGCAACGACATCCTGGGGCAGAGGACAGGACAGTGACAGCATCAGCAGTTCTTCAAGTGATTCACTGGGATCTTCCTCTTCCAGTGGCAGTAGGAGAGCAAGTGGGGGAGCCCGTGCAAAGACTGTGGAAGTTGGCAG GTATAAAGGGAGGCGGCTGGAGAGCCATGCTCCTCATGTCCCAAACCAGCCCTCAGAGGCAGCTGCTCACTTCTACTTTGAATTGGCTAAGACAGTCCTTATCAAAGCAGGTGGAAACAGCAGTACCTCTATCTTCACCCATCCTTCCTCCAGTGGTGGGCACCAGGGACCACACCGCAACCTTCACCTCTGCGCCTTTGAGATTGGGCTGTATGCACTAGGGCTGCACAACTTCGTGTCTCCCAACTGGCTCTCTCGAACTTACTCCTCACATGTCTCCTGGATCACAG GGCAGGCCATGGAGATTGGTAGCGCAGCCTTGAACATCTTAGTGGAGTGTTGGGATGGACATCTGACTCCCCCAGAGGTGGCATCATTGGCAGACAGAGCTTCACGGGCCAGAGACTCCAACATGGTGCGGGCAGCTGCTGAACTGGCGCTCAGCTGCCTGCCTCATGCCCATGCCCTGAACCCAAACGAGATCCAGAGGGCTCTGGTGCAGTGTAAGGAACAG GACAACCTGATGCTGGAAAAGGCCTGCATGGCAGTAGAAGAGGCAGCTAAAGGAGGTGGTGTGTACCCAGAAGTCCTGTTTGAAGTAGCTCATCAGTGGTACTGGCTTTATGAACAGACTGTTGGTGGGACCCCAGCCCAGAGAGAAGGTGCCACCGGCTGCAGTGCCGGCGGCGCGCGGGCCGCGGCGGAAGCAGCGCGTGGCCTGGCAGACAGCCGGGTGACCTCAGAGCCGACCACGGTGACGGTGGCAGCTGCAGTAACTGCAGCAGCAACTGTCATGCCAGTGATCTCTGTGGGGTCAACCATGTACCAGCAGCACACGGTGGCAGGGCCAGCAATGGCACATACACACACGCAGGGTCTCCACCCTTACACCACCCTCCAGACTCACATCCCCTGTAACCCCCAGTATATCGGACACACCATCCAGCACATGCCGCGCCCAGCAGTCTTCCCGGTCCCTGGCTCGGCGTATCCACAG GGTGTCCACCCAGCATTCATAGGGGCGCAGTACCCTTACTCAGTGACTGCACCGTCCCTGGCAGCTACAGCCGTGTCCTTCCCTGGCGTGCCCGTCCCCTCCATGACGCAGATCGCCGTGCATCCCTACCACAGTGAGACGGGACTGTCGCTGTCTTCCAATGTAGCGC TAGGCAGTGTCCATGCAGGATCAACGTTCCCAGCGATTCAGGGTGCTTCCTTGACAACTCTGTCCTCACAGCCCAACTCCCTCGTTACGGGGGGATTTCCTGCCGAGGATGAGCAGCACAGTCAGCCtgtgagcccccagggcctgcaCTACCTCCACTCTGCATACCGAGTTG GGATGCTGGCTCTGGAGATGCTTGGCCGAAGAGCTCACAACGACCATCCCAACAACTTCTCCCGCAGCCCGCCCTACACTGAGGACGTGAAATGGCTCCTTGGGTTAGCTGCAAAGTTAG GTGTAAACTACGTGCATCAGTTTTGCGTTGGTGCTGCCAAGGGGGTGCTGAGCCCTTTTGTGCTCCAGGAGATCATCATGGAAGCTCTACAGAGGCTCAACCCTGCCCATGTGCACAACCACCTGCGCACCCCAGCCTTCCACCAGCTGGTGCAGAGGTGCCAGCAGGCCTATATGCAG
- the ZSWIM8 gene encoding zinc finger SWIM domain-containing protein 8 isoform X1, which translates to MELMFAEWEDGERFSFEDSDRFEEDSLCSFISEAESLCQNWRGWRKQSAGPNSPTVKMKDGLVIPLVELSAKQVAFHIPFEVVEKVYPPVPEQLQLRIAFWSFPENEEDIRLYSCLANGSADEFQRGEQLFRVRAVKDPLQIGFHLSATVVPPQMVPPKGAYNVAVMFDRCRITSCSCTCGAGAKWCAHVVALCLFRIHNASAVCLRAPVSESLSRLQRDQLQKFAQYLISELPQQILPTAQRLLDELLSSQSTAINTVCGAPDPTAGPSASDQSTWYLDESTLSDNIKKTLHKFCGPTPVVFSDVNSMYLSSTEPPAAAEWACLLRPLRGREPEGIWNLLSIVREMFKRRDSNAAPLLEILTDQCLNYEQITGWWYSVRTSASHSSASGHTGRSNGQSEVAAHACASMCDEMVVLWRLAVLDPTISPQRRRDLCSQLRQWQLKVIDNVKRGQHKKSLEKLFQGFKPAVEACYFNWEEAYPIPGITYSSTDKKNSFCWVKAIQQRSCRLQCAESACEAGRTHGQEPGAACVQPGDRLWPSPQEPAVRPKELTGKRKVVSETPQRVLRRLSAEGDKAVYKTAVSKAKLPVSKGLTSKHSGKRRMSSEDSSLEPDLAEMSLDDSSLALGAEASNTFSFTESPLSRSYRDAFEEDGGVYFSEGPEPTLRSSSMAKKPPKDPVGEMGSGDDDLPSADENSGGVSLKPEEVGENGAAGGGDDGEEEDDYQVYYLNPQEVAKEDDDKAEGGIEEEQDIFAGIKPLEQENRMEVLFACAEALYAHGYSSEACRLTVELARDLLANPPDLKVEQPPTKGKKNKVSTSKQTWMATNTLSKAAFLLTVLSERLEYHNLAFRIGMFALELQRPPASTKALEVKLAYQESEIAALLKKIPLGTNEMNTIRGRAEELREGTLCDYRPVLPLMLASFIFDVLCTPVVSPTGSRPPSRNWNNEMPGDEELGFEAAVAALGMKTTVSEAEHPLLCEGTRREKGDLALALMITYKDDQSKLKKILDKLLDRESQTHKPQTLSSFYSSSKPAVANQKSPSKHAAQSAAAIQQLPGTSVTQQAAVSTAVQSSPENFVEKSTQAESSQRSPCEPAAEATVLKQEGKVPSRLALGNRGGYNGRCWGSPVRQKKKHTGMASIDSSAPETTSDSSPTLSRRPLRGGWATTSWGRGQDSDSISSSSSDSLGSSSSSGSRRASGGARAKTVEVGRYKGRRLESHAPHVPNQPSEAAAHFYFELAKTVLIKAGGNSSTSIFTHPSSSGGHQGPHRNLHLCAFEIGLYALGLHNFVSPNWLSRTYSSHVSWITGQAMEIGSAALNILVECWDGHLTPPEVASLADRASRARDSNMVRAAAELALSCLPHAHALNPNEIQRALVQCKEQDNLMLEKACMAVEEAAKGGGVYPEVLFEVAHQWYWLYEQTVGGTPAQREGATGCSAGGARAAAEAARGLADSRVTSEPTTVTVAAAVTAAATVMPVISVGSTMYQQHTVAGPAMAHTHTQGLHPYTTLQTHIPCNPQYIGHTIQHMPRPAVFPVPGSAYPQGVHPAFIGAQYPYSVTAPSLAATAVSFPGVPVPSMTQIAVHPYHSETGLSLSSNVALGSVHAGSTFPAIQGASLTTLSSQPNSLVTGGFPAEDEQHSQPVSPQGLHYLHSAYRVGMLALEMLGRRAHNDHPNNFSRSPPYTEDVKWLLGLAAKLGVNYVHQFCVGAAKGVLSPFVLQEIIMEALQRLNPAHVHNHLRTPAFHQLVQRCQQAYMQYIHHRLIHLTPADYDDFVNAIRSARSAFCLTPMGMMQFNDILQNLKRSKQTKELWQRVSLEMTTFSP; encoded by the exons ATGGGCTGGTGATCCCATTGGTGGAACTCTCTGCAAAACAGGTTGCATTTCACATTCCATTTGAGGTGGTGGAGAAAGTTTATCCTCCAGTGCCTGAACAACTGCAGCTTCGAATCGCCTTCTGGAGTTTCCCAGAAAATGAGGAGGATATCAG GTTGTACTCGTGCTTGGCGAATGGCAGTGCCGATGAGTTCCAGCGAGGGGAGCAGCTCTTCCGGGTCCGGGCTGTCAAGGACCCTCTCCAGATAG GCTTCCATCTGAGTGCCACCGTGGTGCCCCCGCAGATGGTGCCCCCCAAGGGCGCGTACAACGTGGCGGTGATGTTTGACCGGTGCCGGATCACGTCGTGCAGCTGCACCTGCGGCGCCGGGGCCAAGTGGTGCGCGCACGTCGTGGCGCTCTGCCTCTTCCGCATCCACAAT gCATCTGCAGTGTGCTTACGAGCACCTGTTTCTGAGTCTTTGTCTCGGCTACAAAGAGACCAGTTGCAAAAATTTGCTCAGTACCTAATCAGTGAACTTCCACAGCAG ATTCTTCCAACAGCTCAGCGCTTGCTGGACGAGTTGTTATCTTCTCAGTCTACTGCCATCAACACAGTGTGTGGAGCCCCAG ATCCCACTGCTGGACCTTCTGCATCAGATCAAAGCACCTGGTACTTAGATGAATCTACTCTGAGTGACAACATAAAGAAAACCCTTCATAAATTCTGTGGGCCTACTCCTGTTGTTTTCAG TGATGTGAATTCAATGTATCTGTCTTCCACTgagcccccagctgctgctgaGTGGGCTTGTCTGCTGCGTCCCCTGCGAGGGAGAGAACCTGAAGGAATCTGGAACTTGCTTTCCATTGTGCGGGAGATGTTTAAGAGGCGGGATAGCAATGCAGCTCCTTTGCTGGAGATTCTGACTGACCAGTGCCTCAACTATGAGCAG ATAACTGGCTGGTGGTACAGTGTACGAACATCCGCGTCACACAGCAGTGCCAGTGGGCACACGGGACGCAGCAATGGCCAGTCAGAAGTAGCTGCTCATGCTTGTGCAAGCATGTGTGATGAGATGGTGGTTCTTTGGAGGCTAGCTGTCCTCGACCCAACTATTAGTCCACAGAG GCGCAGGGATCTTTGCTCACAGCTCAGACAGTGGCAGCTGAAAGTCATAGATAACGTTAAGAGGGGTCAGCACAAGAAATCACTGGAGAAGCTCTTCCAAGGTTTCAAGCCAGCTGTAGAAGCCTGTTACTTCAATTGGGAGGAAGCTTATCCCATTCCTGGGATTACATATAGCAGCACTGACAAGAAGAACTCGTTCTGTTGGGTGAAGGCCATCCAACAGAGGAGCTGCCGGTTGCAGTGTGCAGAAAGTGCCTGTGAGGCTGGCAGGACGCATGGCCAGGAGCCCGGGGCAGCGTGTGTGCAGCCCGGGGACAGGCTGTGGCCCTCGCCCCAGGAGCCAGCCGTCCGCCCAAAGGAGCTCACGGGGAAGAGGAAAGTCGTCTCTGAAACGCCGCAGAGGGTTCTGAGGCGGCTCTCGGCAGAGGGGGACAAAGCTGTCTATAAGACTGCAGTGAGCAAAGCAAAGTTGCCAGTGAGCAAAGGCTTGACCAGTAAACATAGTGGGAAACGCCGTATGAGCAGCGAGGACAGCTCTCTGGAGCCAGACTTGGCAGAGATGAGCCTGGATGACAGCAGCTTGGCGCTGGGGGCAGAAGCCAGCAATACCTTCAGTTTTACAGAAAGTCCACTGAGCAGGAGCTACAGGGATGCCTTTGAGGAGGATGGTGGAGTGTACTTCTCCGAGGGACCTGAGCCTACTCTCAGGAGCAGTTCCATGGCCAAGAAACCCCCCAAGGATCCTGTGGGGGAGATGGGTAGTGGCGATGATGACTTGCCTTCTGCAGATGAGAACTCTGGTGGTGTGAGTCTGAAGCCTGAAGAAGTGGGAGAGAATGGTGCAGCAGGGGGAGGGGATGATGGAGAAGAGGAAGATGATTACCAGGTATACTATCTGAATCCACAAGAGGTAGCCAAGGAAGATGATGACAAAGCTGAAGGGGGAATTGAAGAGGAGCAGGATATATTTGCTGGTATAAAGCCTCTGGAACAGGAGAACCGGATGGAG GTCCTGTTTGCCTGTGCAGAGGCACTGTATGCACACGGATACAGTAGCGAGGCCTGCCGCTTGACTGTAGAGCTTGCCAGGGACCTACTGGCCAACCCTCCAGATCTCAAAGTGGAGCAGCCACCAACTAAG GGCAAAAAGAACAAGGTGTCAACCAGCAAGCAGACATGGATGGCAACCAACACCTTGTCTAAAGCTGCTTTCTTGCTGACTGTCTTGAGTGAGCGGCTGGAGTACCACAACCTGGCCTTCCGAATAGGAATGTTTGCTCTGGAGCTGCAGAGACCACCTGCCTCTACCAAGGCTCTGGAG GTGAAGCTGGCTTATCAGGAATCTGAGATTGCAGCCCTCTTGAAGAAGATTCCCTTGGGCACCAATGAGATGAACACTATTCGAGGAAGAGCCGAAGAACTGCGAGAAGGGACCTTGTGTGATTACCGTCCTGTCCTGCCTCTGATGTTGGCAAGCTTTATATTTGATGTCCTGTGCACTCCAG TGGTTTCTCCTACAGGCTCTAGACCCCCAAGCCGTAATTGGAATAATGAAATGCCTGGAGATGAAGAACTTGGTTTTGAGGCAGCTGTTGCTGCTCTTG GTATGAAAACAACTGTCAGTGAAGCAGAACATCCTCTGTTGTGTGAAGGCACACGAAGGGAGAAAGGGGATCTGGCACTAGCCCTGATGATCACTTACAAGGATGATCAGTCTAAGCTGAAGAAG ATTTTAGACAAACTCCTGGACAGAGAAAGTCAAACTCACAAACCACAGACGCTGAGCTCCTTCTACTCATCCAGCAAGCCTGCGGTGGCCAACCAAAAATCTCCTTCCAAACATGCTGCCCAGTCTGCTGCAGCTATCCAGCAGCTTCCAGGGACTTCTGTCACTCAGCAAGCTGCTGTAAGCACTGCAGTGCAGAGCAGTCCTGAGAACTTTGTGGAGAAGAGTACACAAG CAGAGAGCTCTCAGAGGTCCCCGTGTGAGccagctgctgaggccactgtTTTGAAACAAGAAGGGAAGGTCCCCAGTCGTCTGGCCCTTGGAAACCGAGGTGGATACAATGGGAGATGCTGGGGCTCACCTGTCAGGCAGAAGAAGAAACACACAG GCATGGCTAGTATTGACAGCAGTGCTCCTGAAACCACCTCTGACAGTTCTCCAACCCTCAGTCGGCGTCCTCTACGTGGGGGCTGGGCAACGACATCCTGGGGCAGAGGACAGGACAGTGACAGCATCAGCAGTTCTTCAAGTGATTCACTGGGATCTTCCTCTTCCAGTGGCAGTAGGAGAGCAAGTGGGGGAGCCCGTGCAAAGACTGTGGAAGTTGGCAG GTATAAAGGGAGGCGGCTGGAGAGCCATGCTCCTCATGTCCCAAACCAGCCCTCAGAGGCAGCTGCTCACTTCTACTTTGAATTGGCTAAGACAGTCCTTATCAAAGCAGGTGGAAACAGCAGTACCTCTATCTTCACCCATCCTTCCTCCAGTGGTGGGCACCAGGGACCACACCGCAACCTTCACCTCTGCGCCTTTGAGATTGGGCTGTATGCACTAGGGCTGCACAACTTCGTGTCTCCCAACTGGCTCTCTCGAACTTACTCCTCACATGTCTCCTGGATCACAG GGCAGGCCATGGAGATTGGTAGCGCAGCCTTGAACATCTTAGTGGAGTGTTGGGATGGACATCTGACTCCCCCAGAGGTGGCATCATTGGCAGACAGAGCTTCACGGGCCAGAGACTCCAACATGGTGCGGGCAGCTGCTGAACTGGCGCTCAGCTGCCTGCCTCATGCCCATGCCCTGAACCCAAACGAGATCCAGAGGGCTCTGGTGCAGTGTAAGGAACAG GACAACCTGATGCTGGAAAAGGCCTGCATGGCAGTAGAAGAGGCAGCTAAAGGAGGTGGTGTGTACCCAGAAGTCCTGTTTGAAGTAGCTCATCAGTGGTACTGGCTTTATGAACAGACTGTTGGTGGGACCCCAGCCCAGAGAGAAGGTGCCACCGGCTGCAGTGCCGGCGGCGCGCGGGCCGCGGCGGAAGCAGCGCGTGGCCTGGCAGACAGCCGGGTGACCTCAGAGCCGACCACGGTGACGGTGGCAGCTGCAGTAACTGCAGCAGCAACTGTCATGCCAGTGATCTCTGTGGGGTCAACCATGTACCAGCAGCACACGGTGGCAGGGCCAGCAATGGCACATACACACACGCAGGGTCTCCACCCTTACACCACCCTCCAGACTCACATCCCCTGTAACCCCCAGTATATCGGACACACCATCCAGCACATGCCGCGCCCAGCAGTCTTCCCGGTCCCTGGCTCGGCGTATCCACAG GGTGTCCACCCAGCATTCATAGGGGCGCAGTACCCTTACTCAGTGACTGCACCGTCCCTGGCAGCTACAGCCGTGTCCTTCCCTGGCGTGCCCGTCCCCTCCATGACGCAGATCGCCGTGCATCCCTACCACAGTGAGACGGGACTGTCGCTGTCTTCCAATGTAGCGC TAGGCAGTGTCCATGCAGGATCAACGTTCCCAGCGATTCAGGGTGCTTCCTTGACAACTCTGTCCTCACAGCCCAACTCCCTCGTTACGGGGGGATTTCCTGCCGAGGATGAGCAGCACAGTCAGCCtgtgagcccccagggcctgcaCTACCTCCACTCTGCATACCGAGTTG GGATGCTGGCTCTGGAGATGCTTGGCCGAAGAGCTCACAACGACCATCCCAACAACTTCTCCCGCAGCCCGCCCTACACTGAGGACGTGAAATGGCTCCTTGGGTTAGCTGCAAAGTTAG GTGTAAACTACGTGCATCAGTTTTGCGTTGGTGCTGCCAAGGGGGTGCTGAGCCCTTTTGTGCTCCAGGAGATCATCATGGAAGCTCTACAGAGGCTCAACCCTGCCCATGTGCACAACCACCTGCGCACCCCAGCCTTCCACCAGCTGGTGCAGAGGTGCCAGCAGGCCTATATGCAG